A stretch of the Perca flavescens isolate YP-PL-M2 chromosome 3, PFLA_1.0, whole genome shotgun sequence genome encodes the following:
- the sb:cb81 gene encoding mRNA decay activator protein ZFP36L1, with product MPSDFLTPFLELDEEFFKNFRGLEATDGSPTGSQPQRQQHSQRVLGFQRRHSLCPVTLPNSKFNSSASSSSSSSSDVIDSVGWGLNVASSQQWSGESQLPLSSLSHIPFRVDRSVSMIEGGSLGAREEKMANPSPKLLLPPPGFGLSNSSLSSIASPSASRPQAPSPHISTRYKTELCRTYEESGTCKYGAKCQFAHGMDELRGLCRHPKYKTEPCRTFHTIGFCPYGARCHFIHNADEILDGNAGAPPQKQKLRPPPLRHSFSFAGFSSLPQTFQGLEELQPSSLLFARASSVSPPPSSTGSPELLSPLFPEPGALKHCPYPFSGISDLGGDSGDSAPRFYAVTESVSARCPAKNPNLPYHLPQQLPVPLSSLPGLQRCSSADSLSEEGYTSSCSLSSSSSGTESPSFEGRRLPIFSRLSVTDE from the exons ATGCCCTCCGACTTTCTAACGCCTTTCCTGGAACTGGATGAGGAGTTCTTCAAG AATTTCCGCGGCCTGGAGGCGACAGATGGCTCGCCCACCGGCTCACAGCCTCAACGGCAGCAGCACAGTCAACGAGTCCTGGGCTTCCAGCGTCGCCATTCTCTGTGCCCTGTGACCCTCCCCAACTCCAAGTTCAACAGcagcgccagcagcagcagcagcagcagctctgatGTGATTGACTCAGTCGGCTGGGGGCTCAACGTGGCCTCCAGCCAGCAGTGGAGCGGGGAAAGTCAGCTTCCCCTCTCCTCGCTCAGCCACATCCCCTTCAGAGTCGACCGCTCTGTCAGCATGATCGAGGGTGGAAGTTTGGGAGCCAGAGAGGAAAAAATGGCTAACCCATCCCCAAAACTGCTGCTACCTCCGCCTGGCTTCGGCCTCAGCAACAGCTCCCTGTCCTCCATCGCTTCCCCGTCTGCCTCCAGACCCCAGGCTCCCTCGCCTCACATCTCCACCCGGTACAAGACCGAACTCTGCCGCACCTACGAGGAAAGCGGCACCTGCAAGTACGGCGCCAAGTGCCAGTTCGCCCACGGCATGGACGAGCTCAGAGGCCTGTGCAGGCACCCCAAGTACAAGACGGAGCCGTGCCGCACTTTCCACACCATAGGCTTCTGCCCGTACGGCGCCCGCTGCCACTTCATCCACAACGCCGACGAGATCCTGGACGGCAACGCTGGCGCGCCTCCGCAGAAACAGAAGCTGAGGCCTCCTCCGCTGCGTCACAGCTTCAGCTTCGCGGGCTTCTCCTCCTTGCCGCAGACATTCCAAGGGCTCGAAGAGTTGCAgccttcctccctcctgttcGCACGGGCCTCCTCTGTCTCCCCTCCCCCGTCCTCCACAGGGAGCCCCGagctcctctcccctctcttccCTGAGCCAGGGGCGCTGAAGCATTGTCCCTACCCCTTCTCTGGCATCAGCGACCTGGGAGGCGACAGCGGCGATTCGGCGCCACGGTTCTACGCCGTGACCGAGTCGGTCAGCGCCAGGTGTCCCGCCAAAAATCCAAACCTCCCTTACCACCTCCCCCAGCAGCTGCCGGTGCCCCTGAGCAGCCTCCCCGGCCTTCAGCGCTGCTCCTCGGCCGACTCGCTCTCCGAGGAAGGCTACACCTCCTCCTGCTCCCTCAGCTCTTCCTCCAGCGGCACGGAGTCGCCAAGCTTCGAGGGCCGACGCCTGCCCATCTTTAGCCGGCTGTCTGTCACAGACGAGTAG